In one Papio anubis isolate 15944 chromosome 11, Panubis1.0, whole genome shotgun sequence genomic region, the following are encoded:
- the CASP7 gene encoding caspase-7 isoform X1, with the protein MADDQGCVEEQGVGNSANEDSVDAKPDRSSFVPFLLSKKKKNVSEQSIKTTRDRVPTYQYNMNFEKMGKCIIINNKNFDKVTGMGVRNGTDKDAEALFKCFQSLGFDVIVHNDCSCAKMRDVLKKASEEDHTNAACFACILLSHGEENLIYGKDGVTPIKDLTAHFRGDRCKTLLEKPKLFFIQACRGTELDDGIQADSGPINDTDANPRYKIPVEADFLFAYSTVPGYYSWRSPGRGSWFVQALCSILEEHGKDLEIMQILTRVNDRVARHFESQSDDPCFHEKKQIPCVVSMLTKELYFNH; encoded by the exons atggCAGATGATCAGGGCTGTGTTGAAGAGCAGGGGGTTGGGAATTCAGCAAATGAAGATTCAGTGGATGCTAAGCCAGACCGGTCCTCATTTGTACCATTCCTCTTGAG taagaagaagaaaaatgtctcaGAGCAATCCATCAAGACCACCCGGGACCGAGTGCCTACATATCAGTACAACATGAATTTTGAGAAGATGGGCAAATGCATCATAATAAACAACAAGAACTTTGATAAAGTGACAG GTATGGGCGTTCGAAACGGAACAGACAAAGATGCCGAGGCGCTCTTCAAGTGCTTCCAAAGTCTGGGTTTTGACGTGATAGTCCATAATGACTGCTCTTGTGCAAAGATGCGAGATGTGCTTAAAAAAG CTTCTGAAGAGGACCATACAAATGCCGCCTGCTTCGCCTGCATCCTCTTAAGCCACggagaagaaaatttaatttatggGAAAGATGGTGTCACACCAATAAAGGATTTGACAGCCCATTTTCGGGGGGATAGGTGCAAAACCCTTTTAGAGAAACCCAAACTCTTCTTCATTCAG GCTTGCCGAGGGACAGAGCTCGATGATGGCATCCAGGCTGACTCGGGGCCCATCAATGACACAGATGCTAATCCTCGATATAAGATCCCAGTGGAAGCTGACTTCCTGTTCGCCTATTCCACGGTTCCAG GCTATTACTCGTGGAGGAGCCCAGGAAGAGGCTCCTGGTTTGTGCAAGCCCTCTGCTCCATCCTGGAggagcacgggaaagacctggaGATCATGCAGATCCTCACCAGGGTGAATGACAGAGTCGCCAGGCACTTTGAGTCTCAGTCTGATGACCCATGCTTCCATGAGAAGAAGCAGATCCCCTGTGTGGTCTCTATGCTCACCAAGGAACTCTACTTCAATCATTAG
- the CASP7 gene encoding caspase-7 isoform X2, which translates to MMADDQGCVEEQGVGNSANEDSVDAKPDRSSFVPFLLSKKKKNVSEQSIKTTRDRVPTYQYNMNFEKMGKCIIINNKNFDKVTGMGVRNGTDKDAEALFKCFQSLGFDVIVHNDCSCAKMRDVLKKASEEDHTNAACFACILLSHGEENLIYGKDGVTPIKDLTAHFRGDRCKTLLEKPKLFFIQACRGTELDDGIQADSGPINDTDANPRYKIPVEADFLFAYSTVPGYYSWRSPGRGSWFVQALCSILEEHGKDLEIMQILTRVNDRVARHFESQSDDPCFHEKKQIPCVVSMLTKELYFNH; encoded by the exons atggCAGATGATCAGGGCTGTGTTGAAGAGCAGGGGGTTGGGAATTCAGCAAATGAAGATTCAGTGGATGCTAAGCCAGACCGGTCCTCATTTGTACCATTCCTCTTGAG taagaagaagaaaaatgtctcaGAGCAATCCATCAAGACCACCCGGGACCGAGTGCCTACATATCAGTACAACATGAATTTTGAGAAGATGGGCAAATGCATCATAATAAACAACAAGAACTTTGATAAAGTGACAG GTATGGGCGTTCGAAACGGAACAGACAAAGATGCCGAGGCGCTCTTCAAGTGCTTCCAAAGTCTGGGTTTTGACGTGATAGTCCATAATGACTGCTCTTGTGCAAAGATGCGAGATGTGCTTAAAAAAG CTTCTGAAGAGGACCATACAAATGCCGCCTGCTTCGCCTGCATCCTCTTAAGCCACggagaagaaaatttaatttatggGAAAGATGGTGTCACACCAATAAAGGATTTGACAGCCCATTTTCGGGGGGATAGGTGCAAAACCCTTTTAGAGAAACCCAAACTCTTCTTCATTCAG GCTTGCCGAGGGACAGAGCTCGATGATGGCATCCAGGCTGACTCGGGGCCCATCAATGACACAGATGCTAATCCTCGATATAAGATCCCAGTGGAAGCTGACTTCCTGTTCGCCTATTCCACGGTTCCAG GCTATTACTCGTGGAGGAGCCCAGGAAGAGGCTCCTGGTTTGTGCAAGCCCTCTGCTCCATCCTGGAggagcacgggaaagacctggaGATCATGCAGATCCTCACCAGGGTGAATGACAGAGTCGCCAGGCACTTTGAGTCTCAGTCTGATGACCCATGCTTCCATGAGAAGAAGCAGATCCCCTGTGTGGTCTCTATGCTCACCAAGGAACTCTACTTCAATCATTAG